The following coding sequences lie in one Danio rerio strain Tuebingen ecotype United States chromosome 25, GRCz12tu, whole genome shotgun sequence genomic window:
- the polg gene encoding DNA polymerase subunit gamma-1 isoform X5 → MSEAEDWSPGASLISLQMRITPKLMGLTWDGFPLHYTDQHGWGYLVPGRRDNLDISEDNEEPVCPYRAIESVYKEYCEQKGKEQPKYPDSPVSDELMLTDTAVWQTVEEVSRLEMFDDEALSTAAPSKRITKKVNSVFKSLNGECPYHHGNGPYNDVNIPGCWFFKLPHKDGNENNVGSPFSKDFLSKMESGTLQAGREGTNATRALEINKMISFWRNAQKRISSQMVVWLRRAELPRSVRLHQDYDEEGQYGAILPQVIPAGTVTRRAVEPTWLTASNARKDRVGSELKAMVQVPPAYHLVGADVDSQELWIAAMLGEAHFAGMHGCTAFGWMTLQGKKSQGTDLHSRTADAVGISREHAKVFNYGRIYGAGQPFAERLLMQFNHRLSQQEAAGKARQMYALTKGLRRYHLSEEGEWLLQKLNVNVERAEDGSISLQDLRKISKVATQSTTRGSKKKWNLTAGRVWTDGTESYMFNKLESIAQSDRPATPVLNCRISRALEPSAVQEEFITSRVNWVVQSSAVDYLHLMLVSMRWLFEEHDIDGRFCISIHDEVRYLVTSEDRYRAALALQITNLLTRCMFAFKLGMMDLPQSVAFFSAVDIDKCLRKEVTMDCKTPSSPAGVERRYGLPQGEALDIYQIIEITKGSLTKEKRQAPRSK, encoded by the exons ATGTCTGAGGCCGAGGACTGGTCTCCTGGAGCCAGTCTCATCAGTCTCCAGATGAGGATCACACCCAAACTAATGGGCCTCACGTGGGACGGTTTTCCCCTTCATTACACCGATCAGCATGGATGGGGTTATCTGGTCCCAGGCAGAAGAGACAACCTGGATATTTCAGAGGATAATGAAGAACCGGTGTGTCCATACAG GGCGATTGAGAGCGTCTATAAGGAGTACTGTGAGCAGAAGGGGAAGGAACAGCCTAAGTATCCGGACAGTCCTGTTTCTGATGAGCTCATGTTGACGGATACTGCTGTTTGGCAGACG GTTGAAGAAGTGAGCCGTCTGGAGATGTTTGATGATGAAGCACTCAGTACAGCAGCCCCATCCAAGAGGATTACG AAAAAAGTAAACTCAGTATTCAAAAGCTTGAACGGAGAGTGTCCCTATCACCATGGAAATGGACCGTACAACGATGTGAACATTCCTGGATGCTGGTTCTTCAAGCTCCCTCATAAG GATGGAAACGAGAATAATGTGGGAAGCCCTTTCTCCAAAGATTTCCTGTCCAAAATGGAGAGCGGGACGCTTCAGGCGGGACGAGAGGGAACGAACGCCACACGCGCCCTGGAGATCAACAAGATGATTTCCTTCTGGAGAAATGCCCAAAAACGCATCAG CTCTCAGATGGTGGTGTGGCTACGCAGGGCAGAACTGCCGCGCTCCGTCAGACT ACATCAGGATTATGATGAGGAAGGACAGTATGGGGCCATTTTACCACAGGTCATCCCAGCAGGAACAGTCACCCGCAGAGCTGTGGAGCCAACATGGCTGACTGCGAGTAATGCTCGG aaGGACCGTGTGGGCAGTGAGCTGAAGGCTATGGTTCAGGTTCCTCCTGCTTATCATCTAGTTGGCGCAGACGTGGACTCTCAGGAGCTCTGGATCGCAGCTATGCTGGGAGAAGCACACTTTGCAGGAATGCACG GCTGCACGGCGTTCGGCTGGATGACGCTGCAGGGAAAGAAGAGTCAGGGCACAGATCTGCACAGCCGCACTGCCGATGCTGTGGGCATCAGTCGTGAACATGCCAAGGTCTTCAACTATGGGCGCATTTATGGAGCAGGTCAGCCATTTGCAGAGCGACTGCTCATGCAGTTCAACCACAGACTCAGCCAACAGGAGGCTGCTGGGAAAGCTCGGCAGATGTACGCGCTCACCAAAGGACTGCGCAG GTATCACCTGTCTGAGGAAGGGGAATGGCTGCTGCAGAAGTTGAATGTGAATGTAGAAAGAGCTGAAGATGGCTCCATCTCACTGCAGGATCTGCGGAAGATTTCTAAAGTGGCAACTCAAAG TACCACTAGAGGGAGCAAGAAGAAGTGGAATTTGACAGCGGGACGAGTGTGGACGGACGGGACAGAGTCATACATGTTCAATAAACTGGAGAGCATCGCTCAATCTGACAGACCGGCCACTCCAGTGCTGAACTGCAGGATTTCCAGAGCTCTGGAGCCATCTGCGGTTCAGGAAGAG TTCATCACCAGCAGGGTGAACTGGGTGGTCCAGAGCTCTGCGGTGGATTATCTTCACCTGATGCTGGTCTCTATGCGCTGGCTCTTCGAGGAGCATGACATCGACGGGCGCTTCTGCATCAGCATTCATGATGAAGTTCGCTATCTGGTGACCAGTGAAGACCGATACAGAGCCGCACTGGCCCTCCAGATCACCAACCTGCTCACCAG GTGCATGTTTGCATTTAAACTGGGGATGATGGATCTGCCGCAGTCGGTGGCCTTCTTTAGCGCAGTGGACATTGATAAGTGTTTAAGAAAAGAGGTGACCATGGACTGCAAGACGCCATCCAGTCCTGCTGGAGTTGAGCGGAGATACGGGTTACCACAAG GCGAGGCGCTGGACATTTATCAGATTATAGAGATCACCAAGGGCTCGCTGACCAAAGAAAAACGACAAGCTCCAAGGTCAAAATAA